The genomic region TGTATGATTATTTGCAAAGAATATCTCTAATAGAAATTGGATTGGCCGAACCAGACGTTATCCCTAACACCACGTCGTTTTAACCAGCAACCCTTCTGATTGTGTATATGGAGCCTGTCTAACAGTTGATGGTGGCTTTTTGCCGTCATAACAACACGAGTTATTCGGTGTAATAAATTATCTATATCTCTATCAAAGATTCAATGTCAATTGTTCTTTCAACTGGTAAATGCAAATAGTCGCTCTGGTTACGTCGATTTCTAACCATAAATATATATAGTGCTCGACGCCATTTGCTAATTTGCCGTTCGGCAGATTTTGGTACAATCTTCGCCAAAGATACAAAGTAATGTGCGTGCTCTGGGTTAACATTCAGCTCTGCTATACCTGTAACTTTTTCTAGTGCATGTGGAACATTAGGGGAGTCATGATAGCCAAACTTTATGTTTAGGTACATGATCTTGTCATGGTCATTACCTAAAGGATTGTATTCAAAACGATGTTTTGTGCCGATGTGTGGCACATTGGCTATATCTACAGATACGATCAAGACTTTTTTATGTAGTTCTTTTAGTTGATCGACACTAGCATGCAGTGCAAGTGGAGCATATCCAGGATGATGACCGATATATATAGCCTCACCTGGAATACGATTTAAGTTAGTCTTGGTATGAATCTGTTTAACATATTCTACCAATGACCCTTCGCGAGATTTGCGCACCTCACTAACTAAATGCTCGCCCCTACGCCAGATAGTAATTATAGTAATCATTAATATTGCAACAACAACAGGGAACCAGCCACCATGTGGTATTTTCGACAAGTTTGAAAAAGCAAATAGCAGTTCAAGTGGTAGTATCAACAAAACAGCTACAACCAAGTTCCATCGCGATAATCGATTGGTGCGCATAATTAATGCGATCAGCAATATTGTATCCATTAGTAATGCGCCACTAATTGCCACACCAAACGCGCCTGCTAACGCCGATGAAGACCCAAAGGTCAGCACTAAGCCCAACACCGTAAAAAGTAGTACGGCATTAACGATTGGTATGTAGATTTGACCTGATTCTTCGTCCGAAGTGTGACGAATTTCAATATTTGGCAAAAAACCAAGATGCACGGCTTGCCTGGTGAGTGAATAGGCGCCAGATATAACAGATTGTGAGGCAATGAGAGTAGCAAAAGTTGCCAAAATCACTATTGGTACAAATGCCCATGATGGAAACAGATAAAAGAACGGGCTTGAAACCGCCTCTGGCTTTGTGAGCAGAATAGATCCTTGAGCCAAATAACACAGTATCAAGGCAGGGAAGACAACCACAAACCAAGCTTTAGCAATAGGGCGCCTTCCAAAATGACCCATGTCTGCATACAAAGCTTCTGCGCCAGTAATAGCCAATACCACTATCGACATAGACAAAAACCCAACCCAAGGATGAGATACAAAAAAACTTACTGCATAGGCAGGATTAAGGGCATGTAAAGAATTAGGGTTCTGTAAAATTTCTGCCAACCCAGCCAGCCCTATTACCAAAAACCACAAAAACATGATTGGACCAAACAACTTACTAACGGCATTTGTGCCAAAACGTTGTAACGCAAAAAGTATCAGCAAAACGGAGACCGTAATTGGGATAACAAATTCTTTAAGACCAGGTGCAACTACATTAAGACCCTCGATAGATGACAAAACAGATATAGCAGGAGTAATTGCACAGTCGCCATAAAACAGAGCAACGCCAATAATTCCGGCAAATATCAACCATTTTCTTGTTTTTTTATTGAGCTTTATGTCACGAAGAAGGGCAGTAAGCGCCATAATACCACCTTCGCCATCGTTACTTAAACGCATTAAAATGCCGATATACTTAATGCATACTACTATAATTAGTGACCAGATTATTAAAGAAACGACCCCAAATATATTTGCCTGATTGATTCCGATATTTATCCCGTGCTTGCCAAATAAGACCCCTAAAGCATAGATCGGGCTAGTGCCGATATCGCCAAATACCACTCCTAACGCGCCGAGCGCCAAGATAGATTCTGCTGTTCTTTTTCTGGTCATCTAGCATTAAGTATAGACTACTTTTTGGCAAGAAAGTTTGATTCTCTAGGATTAATAATATTTGGGGGTAAACTAGTTGCGCATTTGTAGTAGCGCTGTGGTGTACTCTGACAGAGACTCAACAAGCTTAACCAGTGATGATTGCGGGCCATATGGATTTTCTATCAGCTCATTATTAAGCACTCCGTCTTTATCAATAGATTCATCAACCTTATTTGAAAAATAAACAACTGGTGGCACAGTAATCGCACCTACTTGAGGCAACACTGCGCGTAATGTTGAAATAGCTTGAGCACCACCATTTGATCCATGACCAACCAATGCAACTGGCTTGTCTTCCATTTGATAGTCTAAGTGATCGATAGCGTTCTTTAATACAGCGGATGTTGATCTGTTGTACTCTGGGGTTACAATAACATATCCATCAAATTCAGAAATCTTATCAAGCCATTTTTTTACGTTAGGGCTCGGATTTCTGCTGGGGTTGTACCGAGGACTGATTGGCTCTTCCATAAAAGGTAGGTCATAATCCTTCAAATCTATGATCTCTGTTTGAGCAGAGTTTTTTAGTTCGTTATTAATCCAATTTGCCAACTTGTCGCTAACACGGTTTTGGCGCACACTACCGATTATTATTGCAATCTTCATTACTTATACTCCTATTCTTTATTTGATATTAATTGCATGTTTTAGTCATGTAAATCTATTTTAGCACTCTTGACACGAGAGTGCTAGTTTTTTATACTTTTAGGTAGGGGTGAGAGCTCCGAATCATCAATATAACGTAATAGAAAGGGGTACGTTTATGACTAACCTAGCAAAATGGGATCCGTTTGCTGAGCTATCAGCTTTGCAAAAACAATTTTTTGGTGACGACTGGATGTCGCCCTATAAAGGTGTAAATATTCCAACTACGGACGTTTACATGAAGGACAATAGCCTGATTGTCGAAGCACATTTACCAAATTTCGAACAGGACGATATTAATGTTCAAGTCGAAAACAGTACACTAGTAATAAGTGCTCAGCGCCACGAAAAAGAAGAAGACAAATCAAAGAACTATGTTGTTAGAGAAAGTTCTAGTAGCTTTTATCGCCAGATTGCCTTACCAAAAAGGGCAAATAGCGACAAGATTGATGCACATCTTGACGATGGTGTACTAAAGGTGCAAATACCATTAACGCCACTGCCCGAACCAAAAAAGATAGCTATTGCGTCTAAGTCAAAGAAGAAATAGCAAATAGCACAGAGCTGGGGTGTAAAAACCCCAGCTTTTAGTTTTGATCAAGAATTAACTAAGAAGGGCGAATTTATGAAACCAATCATCATCGATGTTCGCGAACCAGAAGAATATGCCAAAGGTCATGTTGATGATGCAATCAATATTCCACCATCTGAACTGATGAGTGGGTCAGAATATATCAACGGACTAAACAAAGATACGCCATTAATTTTGTATTGCGTGAGTGGCAGTCGGTCTAATGTAGCATTGCAACTTTTAAAACAACAAGGGTTTACTAACCTAACCAATGGCATCAACGCCGACCACGTCAATAAACATTACGGCATATCATAAACCGATCTCTTTGTTATTTATCAATAGCTAAGGTATATACGTATATGTATAATGTTTAATGATGAACATCGTACAAAAGTACTTACAGAAATACTTCAACATATTACCTCTTATATATTTATTCGTGTGTGTTTTTATGCTAAGAAGTAGCGTAAAAATGATATATCTAGCTAGTGCTGTCTTGATAATTTTGACATTTATCGCCCAATACAAACATAAACTCGATTCATCAACTAAACTAGCTAGGTGGATGATTGTTTTAGCCTGTATTGGGTTAAGTTCAGCGGTGATTCTATCCATTGAAAAAGTCGAGATTCTATCCCAGCCAGAGCACATTGCTAGCTGTAGTCTTAGCCCGATAGTAGCGTGTTCGCCTGTAATCAAAAGCCCTCAGGCTAGTGCTTTCGGCTTTGCAAATCCATTCATCGGCATCTTTGGATTTAGCACCGTATTAACTGCAGGCATGACCATACTTGCAGGTGCGCGCAACCTAAAAAAAGCTTGGTGGAGAACATTGCTTGGTGGTATTACATTTGGAGCGGTATTTTGTAGTTGGCTATTTTATCAAGGGGTATTCAATATTGGTAAGTTGTGCCTGTATTGTACTTTAGTTTGGATAGTCACCTTCACATTATTGTGGTTCGTATCGGCATATTGCGTAAGTAACAAATATTTAAACCTTAGTAGCAATATCAACAGTTTATTGTTAAAGAAAAATGAACTAGTAGTTGCTACAATTGTAATAATATTAATGCTAATTTTTTACAGGTGGTCAAACTATTGGTTGAGCTTGTTTTAACTTGATGAGATATCAATTAGCGACTAATCTTTCTTAACTATACGTCCACAGCCTAATCTGGGTCCGCCACTGATTCCAGAGCCACTCTCGCCAGAAGAGTAGGGATCTGGATTAGCATGTATCATTATCGAAGTACCTTCTTTAGGTTGCAATATAGAAACTGGCCCATCAGACAGGGTTATCCTGGTAGTAATAGCTTCTAGCTCCCCGTGGCCTTTATCATCAACCGTAATACTAGGCAGATCGCCTGAATGATAACCATGATTAGCGTCTGGGTCTGAGTTACCAAATGGGCCCGGATCAAAGTGCCCACCAGCACACTTAAAGCCATCACATTCACAATCACCTTTTTCGTGAATATGAACCGCATGCTTTCCGGCAGTAAGAATTGCTGGATCTCCATCAATAACTAGTGAAACATGGACATACTTCCAACCATCAACATCAAATTCTTTTAGATTCAATTGGCCGGACAAACTTGTGCCCTGAACTTTCGCGGTTGCCTCATTTGTTAATATAGCATTCTCTGCGTCTAGTCTAACTTTCATATCATCTCCTCGTATTTACATAATCAATTATAGACTGACAAGCAAATCAAAGATATCTGTTTTATAATTTCGTCAGACATTGCAAACAAAAATAAATATACTAACCTCTGTTAATTAGGCGCAATAAACAGATAAAGTGCAGACAAAATCACGACAGCAATTTGATTATGCTAATGCTATACTTTATGTAGTCATGCGAGCACTGGGATACCTTTAGTTCACAGGCTTTATTATCATCAAGTTGCCAAACATTTGTCCCTGGCAAACTTACAAACAAACTGTTTCGTGTTATGAATAATCCGATGGAACGGTCGGTGAGTTTTATCAAGAAACAAATAATTAATTCCGTTCTTCTCGTTAACAATATTTTGCGAGACTCTCTTTAATTTATCAAAAAGGAATAACTATTATGACAACTATCAATCAAACTATTGACGTAAATGCTTATTATTTTGCGGGGCAAAAACATCTGCGATCCTTCCCAAAACAAATTATATATAATCAGCAAAATCACACCTTTGTTGATGGTATGCAATACCTAATAAAGCATGGTACTAGCACAATCAGACTATTTGACATGACAGATGGACAATCAATTTTTCGCTTACGCAATGATGGTAGTTCCTGGACATTGATTGGAACCAGGTAAATGCAGGTATTAGTTAATCCTCAGCGTCTACTCAAAATGATAACGTAGTCTATGTGTGTTGCCAGATACGGCAACGTATACAAAAAGCTCAGCTTTCATGATTGGAGGCTTCAGCTCATAAGTAGAAAGGAGGAATCAATTAGACAACGATACAGGCGTATACTTGCGGTTCTGAGTATCTTAACTGTGGCTGGATTAATATCTGCGACAAGCTTAGGTACAGCATCCGCACAAGGTACGCCTAATCACCGCCAAAATCTTATAGACACAATTGCTACAAAGTTCGGGCTTGATAAAGCCGAGGTTCAAAAAGTGTTCGATGAGGAGCGTTCTTTAAGAAGGCACGATCGCTCAAAGCAAGCAAAACAACGACTTGACGAAGCCGTAAAAGATGGCAAGTTAACTCAAAGTCAAGCTGATGAGATCCTCAATCAAGCACAAAAATTTGAATCTTTCCTGGATGAACTGGATGAAACCAATGAAGATAAGCGCCGAACTTTAATCCAAAACAAGAGGGCAGAAATCAAACAATGGGCTAATCAAAATAATATCCCCAAACGATTTGTTCATTTAATATTTCAGCTACCTATAAGAGATGGTATTAATTATCAGGTAAACTAAAAGGAGGGTATTAACAATCAAGCGCCACCGGTATAAATATATACCGGTGGTTTCTTAGTATATTTTCAGCTAAGAAGCACTATAATGTTAATATTATGCGTGTTCTAATTATCGAAGATGATCATAAGATTGCTAATTCAGTTCGCAAGGGTCTACAAAACCAAAGCTACGCTGTTGACGTTTGCTATGAAGGGATAGAAGGACTAAATACTGCAAAAAACACCGATTACGACTTAATTATTCTAGACAGGATGTTGCCAGGCATGGATGGCTTAGAAATATTAACGACCCTCCGTAAAGAGGGAAACCACACTCCAGTACTGTTGCTAACTGCCAAAGATCACGTTTTGGAGCGAGCCGCAGGGCTAAATGCTGGTGCTGACGACTACCTCGTTAAGCCATTTGCTTTTGTTGAACTAATCGCCCGAGTTAGGGCATTACTAAGAAGACCCCAACAAGCACAAGATGTTAAACTAACATACAAAGATGTGGTACTTGATCCAGACACCTTTAGTGTAACAAGATCTGGAAAACAAATAGTATTATCTCAAAAGGAATTTGCGCTTTTAGAGTATCTAATGAACAACCCAGGGCGAGTCCTCAGTAAGGAGGCCATAATGGAGCATGTTTGGAATTATGATTCGGATATACTACCGAATACTGTCGAGGTATATATTGGATATTTGCGCACAAAGATTGACAAACCCTTCTCAAAATCACCCACACTAATACATACCCGACGAGGCTTTGGATATGTGTTCGGAGAAATTAACTAGTGTTTAAAAAGGCAATAGTTCGACTGACGGCAATATATTTATCGATAATTATGGTGATAAGTATTTTCTTTAGTATAAACATATACCTATTAGCAACGAGAGAGTTAGACAGAGGATACGGCAGGAACAGTCAGCTAATAATAAATGCTCCAAATGATTTACCAAACTGGCTAAAACGACAACTACTAGAAAGCAGTAAATCTATTATTGATGAAGCACGAGCCAAGGTATTCATTGCGCTATTAATAACCAATGTAGGAGTTTTGGTTGTCGGAGGCTGGATTAGCTACATACTCGCTCGCCGAAGTTTAGAACCAATAGAAGAAGCCCACGCTTCACTGGAAAGGTTCACTGCAGATGCAAGCCATGAATTACGAACTCCTATATCAGCCATGAAGAGCGAAATAGAAGTTGCACTGATGGAGTCAAAAATATCTGATAAAGATGCTCGTAAATTACTTCAAAGCAATCTTGAAGAGCTTGATGTTCTCACAAAACTCTCTGACAATTTGTTAACAATCGCCAGATTAGGCGACCAACACCTTGTGCTTAAAAAGCAAAATATACAAGATATTGCCCAAGAATCAATTGATAGAGTTTTATCTCTCGCAGAAAAAAAGCACATTTTAATCAAAAACCAAACCGACAGTAAAATTTGTGCATCAGTTAATCATGCAAGTCTAGTTGAGGTATTGGTCATATTACTTGATAATGCTATAAAATATAGCCCAGAAAAAACCACTATAACCGTAGGCACAAACAAGAAAGACCGTAATCCAGAAATTTTTGTCGAAGACCAGGGAAGCGGGATAGCAAAAACCGATATTCCGTATATCTTCAATCGTTTTTATCAAGCTGATACTGCCAGAAGTACTCAAAATCGTTCTGGCCATGGTCTAGGACTATCTATAGCCAAACAGATGACAGAAAAGATGAATGGGTCAATAAAAGTAGCCAGTAAATGGGGTAAAGGCTCGAAATTCACCATCCTACTCAACCCATAGCAACACAAGTAAATTTGACAATTCTACAAATAAAGAGTACAAATATAACTATTAATAATTTGAAGGAGGATGCGGATGGACGCAACTGGACTTAAAGTAATGTGGGAATCCATGATCTTGCGCGGTGTTGCCGGTATCTTATTTGGTATCGCAGCTGTGTTTTGGCCTGGAATAACATTAGTAACATTGGTATATATCTTTAGTATATATATCTTGGTAAGCGGTGTCATCGAAATCGTTGACGCAGTTCGAGCAATCGTGGCACACGATTCGTGGATCTGGAAACTGCTATTAGGTTTTGTTGAACTAGGTGTTGGTGTATATCTTGTTCGTCACCCAGGCGTATCATTTGCTACCCTAATCCTACTAATTGGATTGGTCTTGATCGCTCGAGGAGTATTTGAGGTAGTGCTAGCTCTACTAGATGATTTTAGTGCAACCGAAAAGACGCTAATGATCATTGGTGGGGTACTTGCAGTGATTGTAGGTATCGCAATCTTAATGCAACCAGCAGCTGGCGGAGTAGCTTTTGTCTGGATTCTTGGACTATACGCATTGTTAACTGGCCCAATGTGGATTGCGCTAGGTATTGATGCCAAGAACTCAATCAGCAAGCCAAAAAAGAAATAGTTTTTTCTATCCAAAACCTATAGATCCACTCTCAATATGAGGGTGGATCTATTATTGGTGGTGATAAGGATGATTGTTAATGATGCAACCACTCCTATATAGCTGTTCGACTAATATCAAACGAACTAATTGATGAGGAAACACCAACTTTGATAAACTCCATATGCTATCCGACTTATTCTTGACATCCTCACTAACACCATAAGCACCACCAATTATTATCACTAAACGTTGGTATCGACCGACATTATTTATTCTTTGTAACATCTCTGCTAACAGATAATTATTTTGTTGAGTTCCATCTTCATCAAGAAGTAATACATAATCGTCAGCACGGATAACCTCAAGTATCTTTTTTGACTCTTGTTGAATTTGGTTATTCTGATCGCCTTTACCTGGAGAGATAATTTGCCAGGAAATTTTATACCCAAGCTTTATTAACCTGTTTTGATATTCAAAAATTGCATCGGCAAGATTATCGGCATGTTTCTTTCCAACGCAAACGATATTAATCTTCATTATTGATACCGTAGTGCATCGATTGGGTCTTTACGCGATGCCCTAAAAGCAGGTGCAATACCAAAGACTACCCCAACAATTACAGCTACTCCTACGGCGATTCCAGCAATTCTAAAATCAACTGCTGGCTCCAATTCTGTTGTCATACGTATAACAAAATTAACAACTAAAGATAGAATAACGCCAATTATACTACCAACAATACTTAATATTATTGCTTCAGTCAAAAACTGTCGCATAATCTGGCGGTTGGTGGCACCAACCGCTTTTCTTATGCCAATTTCTCGCGTTCGCTCAGTTACCGAAACCAACATAATATTCATAATTCCTATCCCGCCCACAAATAATGAAATCCCAGCAACTCCAGCAATCATGGCAGTTATCAATGATAACGTATACGATGTTTCGTCCAATGTCTTGCCTTGTGTGAAGATAGTAAAATCTTCTTGTTGGTCGTGTGCGGTCATTAAGCCATCGTGGATTGTTCTCGTAACTTTGTCTAAATTATTTTGGTCTTTTGGTTTTGCAAAAATTTGGAATACCTGTGCATTACCTTCACTTAATGTCTTACCAGTTGTGTAGGGAATAAAAACGGCATTATTGTAATCACCACCTGGTGTTACCGGGTTGTTCTCGAATTCCGAAAACACTCCACGAACGATAAACTCTTCGCCACGCATTTGAAAAGATTTACCAATTGGTACATTCTCTTGAAACAATTCTTGAGCTGCTTTTGAACCGAGCACCGCAACATTTCGGCCTTCTTCGCCAACAGTAAAAAATGAACCGTATTGAACTTTATGATTGATTAACTCTGGTAAATTATAGCTGG from Candidatus Nomurabacteria bacterium harbors:
- a CDS encoding KUP/HAK/KT family potassium transporter; the encoded protein is MTRKRTAESILALGALGVVFGDIGTSPIYALGVLFGKHGINIGINQANIFGVVSLIIWSLIIVVCIKYIGILMRLSNDGEGGIMALTALLRDIKLNKKTRKWLIFAGIIGVALFYGDCAITPAISVLSSIEGLNVVAPGLKEFVIPITVSVLLILFALQRFGTNAVSKLFGPIMFLWFLVIGLAGLAEILQNPNSLHALNPAYAVSFFVSHPWVGFLSMSIVVLAITGAEALYADMGHFGRRPIAKAWFVVVFPALILCYLAQGSILLTKPEAVSSPFFYLFPSWAFVPIVILATFATLIASQSVISGAYSLTRQAVHLGFLPNIEIRHTSDEESGQIYIPIVNAVLLFTVLGLVLTFGSSSALAGAFGVAISGALLMDTILLIALIMRTNRLSRWNLVVAVLLILPLELLFAFSNLSKIPHGGWFPVVVAILMITIITIWRRGEHLVSEVRKSREGSLVEYVKQIHTKTNLNRIPGEAIYIGHHPGYAPLALHASVDQLKELHKKVLIVSVDIANVPHIGTKHRFEYNPLGNDHDKIMYLNIKFGYHDSPNVPHALEKVTGIAELNVNPEHAHYFVSLAKIVPKSAERQISKWRRALYIFMVRNRRNQSDYLHLPVERTIDIESLIEI
- a CDS encoding NAD(P)H-dependent oxidoreductase, coding for MKIAIIIGSVRQNRVSDKLANWINNELKNSAQTEIIDLKDYDLPFMEEPISPRYNPSRNPSPNVKKWLDKISEFDGYVIVTPEYNRSTSAVLKNAIDHLDYQMEDKPVALVGHGSNGGAQAISTLRAVLPQVGAITVPPVVYFSNKVDESIDKDGVLNNELIENPYGPQSSLVKLVESLSEYTTALLQMRN
- a CDS encoding Hsp20/alpha crystallin family protein, with the protein product MTNLAKWDPFAELSALQKQFFGDDWMSPYKGVNIPTTDVYMKDNSLIVEAHLPNFEQDDINVQVENSTLVISAQRHEKEEDKSKNYVVRESSSSFYRQIALPKRANSDKIDAHLDDGVLKVQIPLTPLPEPKKIAIASKSKKK
- a CDS encoding rhodanese-like domain-containing protein, with translation MKPIIIDVREPEEYAKGHVDDAINIPPSELMSGSEYINGLNKDTPLILYCVSGSRSNVALQLLKQQGFTNLTNGINADHVNKHYGIS
- a CDS encoding vitamin K epoxide reductase family protein; protein product: MLRSSVKMIYLASAVLIILTFIAQYKHKLDSSTKLARWMIVLACIGLSSAVILSIEKVEILSQPEHIASCSLSPIVACSPVIKSPQASAFGFANPFIGIFGFSTVLTAGMTILAGARNLKKAWWRTLLGGITFGAVFCSWLFYQGVFNIGKLCLYCTLVWIVTFTLLWFVSAYCVSNKYLNLSSNINSLLLKKNELVVATIVIILMLIFYRWSNYWLSLF
- a CDS encoding superoxide dismutase family protein, which gives rise to MKVRLDAENAILTNEATAKVQGTSLSGQLNLKEFDVDGWKYVHVSLVIDGDPAILTAGKHAVHIHEKGDCECDGFKCAGGHFDPGPFGNSDPDANHGYHSGDLPSITVDDKGHGELEAITTRITLSDGPVSILQPKEGTSIMIHANPDPYSSGESGSGISGGPRLGCGRIVKKD
- a CDS encoding response regulator transcription factor: MRVLIIEDDHKIANSVRKGLQNQSYAVDVCYEGIEGLNTAKNTDYDLIILDRMLPGMDGLEILTTLRKEGNHTPVLLLTAKDHVLERAAGLNAGADDYLVKPFAFVELIARVRALLRRPQQAQDVKLTYKDVVLDPDTFSVTRSGKQIVLSQKEFALLEYLMNNPGRVLSKEAIMEHVWNYDSDILPNTVEVYIGYLRTKIDKPFSKSPTLIHTRRGFGYVFGEIN
- a CDS encoding HAMP domain-containing histidine kinase; this encodes MVISIFFSINIYLLATRELDRGYGRNSQLIINAPNDLPNWLKRQLLESSKSIIDEARAKVFIALLITNVGVLVVGGWISYILARRSLEPIEEAHASLERFTADASHELRTPISAMKSEIEVALMESKISDKDARKLLQSNLEELDVLTKLSDNLLTIARLGDQHLVLKKQNIQDIAQESIDRVLSLAEKKHILIKNQTDSKICASVNHASLVEVLVILLDNAIKYSPEKTTITVGTNKKDRNPEIFVEDQGSGIAKTDIPYIFNRFYQADTARSTQNRSGHGLGLSIAKQMTEKMNGSIKVASKWGKGSKFTILLNP
- a CDS encoding DUF308 domain-containing protein, producing the protein MDATGLKVMWESMILRGVAGILFGIAAVFWPGITLVTLVYIFSIYILVSGVIEIVDAVRAIVAHDSWIWKLLLGFVELGVGVYLVRHPGVSFATLILLIGLVLIARGVFEVVLALLDDFSATEKTLMIIGGVLAVIVGIAILMQPAAGGVAFVWILGLYALLTGPMWIALGIDAKNSISKPKKK
- a CDS encoding 23S rRNA (pseudouridine(1915)-N(3))-methyltransferase RlmH; this encodes MKINIVCVGKKHADNLADAIFEYQNRLIKLGYKISWQIISPGKGDQNNQIQQESKKILEVIRADDYVLLLDEDGTQQNNYLLAEMLQRINNVGRYQRLVIIIGGAYGVSEDVKNKSDSIWSLSKLVFPHQLVRLILVEQLYRSGCIINNHPYHHQ
- a CDS encoding ABC transporter permease codes for the protein MMNGDTKLALHSIKTAKWRSLLTMLGIIIGVASVIVTVSLGEGVKQQVSNQLSQFGNDLITVRPGKSFNPDQNGVLGINLFSNVSATLTDKDVKIVEKSDGVKISAPLSIVSAVPRYDGREFNKGLVIGTSYNLPELINHKVQYGSFFTVGEEGRNVAVLGSKAAQELFQENVPIGKSFQMRGEEFIVRGVFSEFENNPVTPGGDYNNAVFIPYTTGKTLSEGNAQVFQIFAKPKDQNNLDKVTRTIHDGLMTAHDQQEDFTIFTQGKTLDETSYTLSLITAMIAGVAGISLFVGGIGIMNIMLVSVTERTREIGIRKAVGATNRQIMRQFLTEAIILSIVGSIIGVILSLVVNFVIRMTTELEPAVDFRIAGIAVGVAVIVGVVFGIAPAFRASRKDPIDALRYQ